In Vanessa atalanta chromosome 19, ilVanAtal1.2, whole genome shotgun sequence, one DNA window encodes the following:
- the LOC125071516 gene encoding larval cuticle protein A2B-like, giving the protein MAFKIVIFSCLLALAQASVAPVAVAAPLTAAPVVAAPAFAARLEEFDPLPQYRFGYNVADALTGDYKSQQEQRDGDLVQGSYSLVDPDGTRRTVDYSADSVNGFNAVVRKEPLVAAPAVVAEPAVVPARLSAAPYAAAPIVAAPVAKYTAAYTAPLTYASYTAPVAKLAYSAPFGYPAPVARFAYSSPVARLTAAPVVAV; this is encoded by the exons ATGGCCTTTAAG ATCGTTATCTTCTCTTGCCTCTTGGCGCTTGCCCAAGCTAGCGTTGCACCTGTAGCAGTAGCTGCTCCCCTTACAGCGGCTCCTGTAGTGGCAGCACCAGCATTCGCAGCCAGATTGGAAGAATTCGATCCTCTTCCGCAATATCGATTTGGATACAATGTAGCTGATGCACTCACCGGTGATTACAAAAGCCAGCAAGAACAACGTGATGGTGATTTAGTGCAAGGATCATATTCACTCGTAGACCCCGATGGTACGCGCCGTACTGTAGATTATTCCGCTGATTCTGTCAATGGATTCAATGCAGTCGTGCGAAAGGAGCCACTAGTTGCTGCACCGGCAGTAGTTGCTGAACCAGCAGTTGTACCCGCCCGCCTTTCTGCTGCTCCTTATGCCGCAGCTCCCATCGTTGCTGCCCCAGTAGCTAAATACACTGCCGCATACACAGCTCCTTTGACATATGCATCATACACTGCTCCAGTTGCAAAACTAGCATACTCCGCACCTTTTGGCTATCCAGCACCCGTAGCAAGATTTGCGTATTCTTCACCAGTTGCTAGGCTGACAGCAGCTCCAGTTGTAGCTGTCTAA
- the LOC125071518 gene encoding larval cuticle protein A2B-like, producing the protein MNSKIVLFICMVGVASASVVAPVPVARVDPFPQYSYGYDVQDSISGDYKGHQEQRNGDVVTGSYSVVDPDGTRRIVDYAADPINGFNAVVRREPLVVAAPAKVIAPAPLLAPAPVAPAPVLARAPLYAPAPAPVFAPRLPYYF; encoded by the exons ATGAACAGCAAG attGTACTATTCATCTGTATGGTAGGCGTGGCCTCGGCCAGCGTTGTTGCTCCAGTACCAGTAGCACGTGTTGACCCATTCCCGCAATACTCCTACGGCTACGATGTTCAAGACTCCATCAGCGGCGACTATAAGGGGCACCAGGAACAAAGGAACGGTGACGTCGTTACTGGTTCCTACTCCGTTGTCGATCCCGATGGTACTAGAAGAATTGTTGATTATGCTGCTGATCCTATTAACGGTTTTAATGCTGTCGTCCGCCGTGAACCTCTTGTAGTCGCCGCACCCGCTAAAGTCATCGCTCCGGCTCCACTTCTTGCTCCCGCTCCAGTAGCTCCTGCCCCAGTATTAGCGAGAGCACCTTTGTACGCTCCTGCCCCTGCACCCGTCTTCGCGCCACGACTACCCTATTACTTTTAg
- the LOC125071514 gene encoding outer dynein arm-docking complex subunit 4-like has translation MEEKQLFGAITVYRERGAYLRRLEQFEKAKASYDEAYKSSPDDVRMLTGRSQVCADAVRPVQAYADAELALKLEPGNMNARNMQARALYTMSDFERSVVMNYRGARCRRQPPYFIEGINQGVETIQDCIGVNAGNVMLEFLPLIKQNEATRIDEDEPQKPLHISRIPRPKKKRKLTQLEARKNLTLARVLAMKYLGPMAYDKFFLRELTEDQRLKSANAGGSIELKDIVKEALRSLSERQDMLRAQRPYYTVKLAEKADSKHQNKYKESVLTKEREVGARTAERLLKQIEKCMRENRVMDLIAQAERMQMFLDSKTPRTLPDKDSYTDRLYRAVGEGYLSQHRLSYTLSERGNRRRIAFLMGLPVGRPTSFDSVMANYPYKFIDIKQATAKVIATLEMCENSTMKCWLMYELARLLCTQKNYALAKFYAKRCQREAQEISNVTWWLNGCFVLMSGDMQQGNSNEVRIQVEEAYEFSKKMQDPERVQAFLCKCAEMAAETMSADERKAIVQRERQIVSVMDEKQRVETQVLFKRMSIVPPGRRFSVLPRKPEPGEARAERKRRCQRGLSVIPGPERALPAPPKSGTLGFQIFDI, from the coding sequence ATGGAGGAAAAACAACTTTTCGGTGCTATAACAGTATATCGTGAAAGAGGTGCATATTTAAGAAGATTAGAACAATTTGAAAAGGCCAAGGCATCCTACGATGAAGCTTACAAAAGTTCTCCTGATGATGTACGTATGCTTACTGGGCGTAGTCAGGTATGTGCGGATGCTGTCCGACCCGTTCAAGCATATGCCGATGCAGAACTTGCTCTTAAATTGGAACCGGGAAATATGAATGCGCGAAACATGCAGGCTCGAGCATTGTACACAATGTCAGATTTCGAACGATCTGTTGTGATGAATTATAGAGGTGCAAGATGTAGACGTCAACCACCTTATTTTATAGAGGGTATTAATCAAGGTGTTGAAACAATTCAAGACTGTATTGGTGTTAACGCTGGTAACGTTATGTTAGAATTCTTACCtttgataaaacaaaatgaGGCTACTCGTATTGATGAAGATGAACCTCAAAAGCCCCTTCATATATCGAGAATCCctagaccaaaaaaaaaacgaaagctTACTCAACTAGAGGCTcgaaaaaatttaacattagcTCGCGTTTTAGCTATGAAATATTTAGGACCTATGGCTTACGATAAGTTTTTTCTACGGGAACTAACTGAAGATCAACGATTAAAATCCGCAAATGCAGGGGGAAGTATAGAATTGAAAGACATTGTTAAAGAAGCTTTACGATCTCTCAGTGAAAGGCAAGATATGTTGCGAGCTCAGCGACCTTATTATACTGTAAAATTAGCCGAAAAGGCTGAttcaaaacatcaaaataaGTACAAAGAATCAGTTTTAACTAAAGAACGAGAAGTTGGAGCTCGAACTGCTGAAAGACTTCTTAAACAGATTGAAAAATGTATGCGTGAGAATCGTGTTATGGATTTGATAGCACAAGCAGAACGCATGCAAATGTTTCTTGATAGTAAGACTCCGCGTACATTACCAGATAAAGACTCGTATACGGATCGGTTATATCGTGCCGTTGGAGAAGGATATTTATCTCAGCATCGCTTATCATACACCCTTAGTGAACGTGGTAATCGACGTCGTATTGCTTTCTTAATGGGTTTGCCTGTTGGTCGTCCAACCTCATTCGATTCAGTCATGGCAAACTatccttataaatttattgatatcaaaCAAGCTACAGCTAAAGTAATAGCAACCTTAGAAATGTGTGAAAATTCTACTATGAAATGCTGGTTAATGTACGAATTAGCTCGCCTTTTATGTACTCAAAAAAATTATGCTCTTGCTAAGTTTTATGCCAAGCGCTGCCAACGGGAAGCTCAAGAAATAAGTAACGTCACATGGTGGTTAAATGGTTGTTTTGTTCTAATGAGCGGTGATATGCAACAAGGGAATTCAAATGAAGTACGAATACAAGTCGAGGAAGCGTACGAATTTTCAAAGAAAATGCAGGATCCAGAACGCGTGCAagcatttttatgtaaatgtgcTGAAATGGCAGCGGAAACAATGAGTGCAGACGAAAGAAAGGCAATAGTACAACGTGAAAGACAGATTGTAAGTGTAATGGATGAGAAACAACGAGTTGAAACACAAGTCCTTTTCAAACGAATGTCAATAGTTCCCCCTGGAAGACGGTTTTCCGTTTTACCTCGCAAACCAGAGCCTGGTGAAGCTCGAGCTGAACGTAAACGTCGTTGCCAGAGAGGATTGTCAGTAATACCAGGCCCAGAACGGGCTTTACCAGCTCCACCAAAATCTGGGACCCTTGGCtttcaaatatttgatatataa
- the LOC125071515 gene encoding cuticle protein 19.8-like — translation MVFKLMVFSCLVAVAYGSVAPAAIAAAPVAYTAPAVAARLEEFDPLPQYRFGYDVADSLTGDYKSQQEQRNGDLVQGQYSLVEPDGTRRIVDYSADSVNGFNAVVRKEPLVAPAVVAEPAVVPARIAAAPVVAQPAPAVVAARYAYAAAAPVAARYAVAPISAPVAAPLRAAPVFARYAAAPVAATQYYAAPTAPFVNARYANAPFVARYAAYSAPVAAAYTALPAAYTAASYTATGPFAAYTAAAPVAAAYTAAAPARFAVPTAYATPVAAAPARLATAPVAAVAPAAPAKIVEATAAGYRYP, via the exons ATGGTCTTCAAG cTTATGGTTTTCTCTTGCCTCGTGGCTGTGGCTTATGGTAGTGTGGCGCCTGCAGCAATTGCGGCAGCTCCTGTTGCCTACACCGCTCCTGCCGTTGCAGCAAGACTAGAGGAATTCGATCCCTTACCGCAATATAGATTTGGATATGATGTAGCAGACTCTCTTACTGGAGATTACAAGAGCCAACAAGAACAACGTAACGGTGACCTTGTCCAAGGACAATATTCACTGGTCGAACCTGATGGTACTCGTCGCATTGTTGATTACTCTGCCGACTCTGTTAATGGATTTAATGCAGTGGTGCGCAAGGAACCACTTGTAGCACCTGCTGTGGTTGCCGAACCAGCTGTTGTTCCGGCACGTATTGCTGCTGCACCTGTAGTTGCTCAACCTGCTCCTGCAGTGGTCGCTGCTCGTTACGCCTATGCCGCTGCTGCACCCGTTGCTGCCCGATATGCTGTAGCTCCCATATCTGCACCGGTCGCTGCTCCTTTAAGAGCTGCACCTGTATTTGCAAGATATGCTGCTGCTCCTGTGGCAGCAACTCAATACTACGCTGCCCCTACTGCTCCTTTCGTGAACGCCCGATATGCTAACGCTCCTTTCGTGGCCCGCTATGCTGCATACAGTGCTCCTGTAGCGGCTGCGTATACTGCATTACCCGCTGCTTACACTGCAGCATCCTATACAGCTACTGGTCCATTCGCTGCTTACACAGCGGCTGCTCCAGTTGCCGCTGCCTACACAGCGGCCGCTCCAGCCAGATTTGCAGTACCAACTGCATATGCCACGCCTGTAGCGGCGGCTCCTGCCCGTCTTGCCACTGCCCCTGTTGCTGCAGTAGCTCCCGCAGCACCAGCGAAAATTGTCGAAGCGACTGCTGCTGGTTATCGTTATCCTTGA